One uncultured Flavobacterium sp. genomic window carries:
- a CDS encoding DNA-binding protein, whose protein sequence is MNIKPIKTEQDYSFALERVNFLFDAKPDTIEGDELDILVTLIEKYEQIHYPIPEPDPIEAIKFMMEQNGLTDNDLAIILNSRSRVSELFNRKRALTIKQIRVLNKTLHIPASTLIKEYALNQ, encoded by the coding sequence ATGAATATAAAGCCAATAAAAACAGAACAAGACTACAGTTTTGCCTTAGAAAGAGTCAATTTTCTTTTTGATGCGAAACCTGATACTATTGAAGGAGATGAGCTAGATATTCTAGTAACACTTATAGAAAAGTATGAACAAATACATTATCCCATTCCAGAACCCGACCCCATTGAAGCTATCAAATTTATGATGGAACAAAATGGACTAACAGATAACGATTTAGCAATTATTTTAAATAGCCGTTCAAGAGTATCTGAATTATTTAACCGCAAAAGAGCCTTAACAATAAAACAAATTAGAGTATTAAATAAAACTCTTCATATTCCTGCTTCAACTTTAATTAAGGAATATGCTTTAAATCAATAA
- a CDS encoding type II toxin-antitoxin system HigB family toxin — MRVIAKRTLQLFWERFPNSKQQLLAWYQVFDKNDFANSNAIKSFFGTADFVGNNKVIFNICGNHYRLIVKINYDTQIVYILFIGTHSEYDDLKDIKNL, encoded by the coding sequence ATGAGAGTAATAGCAAAACGAACCTTGCAACTTTTTTGGGAAAGATTTCCAAATTCAAAACAACAACTACTAGCTTGGTATCAAGTTTTTGATAAAAATGATTTTGCAAACTCAAACGCTATAAAATCTTTTTTTGGTACCGCAGATTTTGTTGGAAACAATAAAGTAATCTTCAACATTTGTGGGAATCATTATCGCTTAATTGTAAAAATTAATTACGACACACAAATTGTGTACATCCTTTTTATTGGTACACATAGTGAATATGACGATTTAAAAGATATTAAAAATTTGTAA
- a CDS encoding deoxynucleoside kinase, with product MHIAIAGNIGAGKTTLTKLLAKHFKWEPHYEDVVDNPYLDDFYHQMERWSFNLQIYFLNSRFRQVLQIRESGKKIIQDRTIYEDAYIFAPNLYSMGLMTSRDFENYTSLFELMESLVKAPDLLIYLRSSIPNLVGQIHKRGRDYENSISIDYLSRLNERYEAWVQTYTKGKLLIIDVDNINFVDNPEDLGNIINRIDAELNGLF from the coding sequence ATGCACATAGCAATAGCAGGAAACATAGGAGCTGGAAAAACAACTTTAACTAAATTATTGGCAAAACACTTTAAATGGGAACCCCACTATGAAGATGTAGTTGATAATCCGTATCTGGACGATTTCTACCATCAAATGGAGCGTTGGTCATTTAATTTACAAATTTATTTCCTGAACAGTCGTTTCCGTCAGGTATTGCAAATTCGTGAAAGCGGAAAAAAAATCATTCAGGACAGAACAATTTATGAAGATGCCTACATCTTTGCTCCCAACTTATATTCAATGGGATTAATGACAAGTCGTGATTTTGAAAACTATACTTCTCTTTTTGAATTGATGGAATCGTTGGTAAAAGCGCCAGATCTATTAATTTATTTAAGAAGTTCTATTCCTAATTTAGTGGGCCAAATTCACAAACGCGGACGTGATTACGAAAACTCTATTTCTATCGATTATTTAAGCCGCTTAAACGAAAGATACGAAGCCTGGGTTCAGACTTATACTAAAGGAAAATTACTGATTATTGATGTAGATAATATTAACTTCGTTGATAATCCTGAAGATTTAGGAAACATCATTAATAGAATTGATGCTGAACTTAACGGATTGTTCTAA